One Podospora pseudopauciseta strain CBS 411.78 chromosome 4, whole genome shotgun sequence genomic window, CCAGGGTTGTGACGGTGGTCTTTTGGGAAACCGATCGCTCTGAATTACTAGATGGGTGCGGGAATGTGGTCCGCTGAGGAACGGCCGACGGCCAAGTACGAGTAGGGACTCTTTCGCATCGATTTCATCCGGGAAGGTACGACCCGACCTTTCAACAACGTCGCCTGAGCTTGACAGGAGGAAATATGTGGCTTTGGGATATTGGAGAGAAGAAGCGCCGGATTGGAGGAGCACCTTCtgagtttggggttgggaaggaggaaggATACCggacaaaagaaaaaaggattTGTCTTGTAGAGTATGTATAATAGGATTGCGTTGTTATATCTTCATCACGGCTATATGAGGTTGTCAATTACGTCAAGTTGATTGTCGCAAGACATGAGTGATTTCGAAGatccatcatcccacccccttAACAGAGGTGATCTTTGCATTTCCCACATGGTGCTTATTTTGACTGGAGTCACTGAGGTCTTGGTGTCCCCCACTTCAACCCGGCGATGATAGACAGTGACAGGCGGTGATAGCAAATACTCTACGTGTATTCTGGGAATAGTTACAGATCTCTGATTCAAAGTGATCAGAGGAGCACAATGCTTGAGGCTTATTTCTTGATGACTGCAGAGGTGACTACAATTATGACAACGGCCCAGGAGACATTTGACTTTAAATCTCACAGCAAATCCTGGACCCATGAACTTTCACTTTGTGGGTAGTTCTTCCGCCACTGTGAACCCCTCACGATGTAGCTTCTCGCCTGCCATGTCAGTCCATTTCAATTCGGCTTTGCGTCCTACCGTTTCACCCCTCCAGCCATGGTCAAAATGTCTGGCCCCTGGTTGCCAAAATCGTCGAGAGGACCGACCGTTTATGTTACCTGTGGTCTTTCGGTAAATAAAGCAGTTGGTGATAGGGGGAAAGGATCATAACAACAAGAGAGCCCAAAGTCTGAGCAATAGAAATACGGTCGACCGACATACAGATATCCTCATCACTTCTTTCATtgattgtttactttttacCTACAAAAGCCTCCTCTTGAAGCCCACAACTCCTTGCCGCTTTAACGCATTGTACCTCGTTCCCAAAGTGGCCACCgcccttcatcatcttcttcaaaATGGTAACCCAACTGGACCCGCTAGTAGTGGGGGAAGAAGCAGAGCTTGGTCAAGTGAATAACACAATGGTATGCGACACCAGGGGTGAAATCAACAATAACAAGCAGGTCCAGTGTTCGTCAACTGTGTGGGCTGCCACGGAAAGGTCAAGCAGCGCGCAAATATTTTGCGCTGCCCCTCCACTGCTTGTTTACCTTCAACttggcctttttctttccgaGCACCTTACAacctttctctcttctccttgtgcctctcttctctcctccctccaactTTGCTCCCTTCTCTTTGTgactcttctcttttctcatCCTTTCCACAACGTCCCATTTTTTAAAGGAAAAACACCAGCCAGCCCCGCCAAGCCCAACAAAATGGCGACCATGTTTATGCAAGCTGGTGCCCCAGGCGGTGATGCCCCTCCCTTTGGAGGCGGCCGCCGCGGGAATCGCTACGATCCTGGGCCATACTACAACTGGGACGAccctgaagaagaggaggagaccGAATACGAAAATGGGGACATCTACTACCGCTGCCGTTTTTGCCAACAGCCCATCAAAGGTCGCCGGACAAACACAAAAAGACACCACATCACCTGTCATGGCCGTGACCACCGGAACCGCCATCAATGGGCCATCGACGTTGGAAATGGCCAAGGTCGTCCCAGGAAGGTCCGGAAGCCTCGCAAGGCCAGAGCTGCTCGGGATGCCTCAAGTGTAAGCTTCGATCTTTTTTCATTCAACTTTGCAAAGTCATCTAAACTAACTGGTATCGACAGCGTTCACTAGCCGAGCAGCAACCGACCGCTGAGCCGGCCAACCGTTCGCAAGCCGCCGAGACAGCGCTTCCAGCCGCGCCGACGTTCATCCcagctcagcaacagcatGTGATGTATGCCACCGACCATTTTGAGAGCCAGTACCCCTTGTGGCCTCTCGAGAGGCATGGCGCAGTTGTTGAGGTACCAGATTGGGTGTCACAAGCCCATGGATATGGACAAGGATATGAAGAGGAGAAACGCGTGAATGAGGCTTCCTTGGAAGAGGGTCCCCCGTCAACCGATCACAACAACGACATGAGCCGGGGCTCGATCCCGGATCACTTGGTCGACCCGACCCTTCCAGTGCACGAGAGTGCGCCCCCACGTCCAGGGCCCAGTTGTTAAGTTGGCCTGGTGTGTTATCCAGACGCCAGAACGATGTTTTATCACTGTACGATATTGAATGAGGTGTATCAAGATATTGGGGTTTAAGGTGAAGGGAATGAAAGGGGTCGGCCAGTCACTCATTTATAAGGGAGAATAGTTGTAGGATTAATGTGGTATATCACATGTGGTGGACTGTAAAGGAGGAATAACGGTCCCTTCTTCTGGACATTGTTCTTTTCGAGCCATTCCTGGTCCCATGCTGGTTTTCATTTTATCGACTCCCAGTCCCTATGCCAAAGCACTGAACAAACTTGTAAGAATGGTGGACAGCACCACATTACGATAGGGGGTGCCAATTGAACAATCACAAGTGGCCAAGTTCGTTGACGGCCCTGAGCTCAATGTGAGCGTGGTCAAGCGCGTATATCTGCCCTGCCCCCCTCCGCTGTTTGTTTACATCCTTCACTATCCATTTTCGACCACCTTGgaagttttttcttttctctcatCACAGTCAAAACCCTGCCACAGTTCCAGCCAACCACAACCATAACTGTAACCATCACCATTCAGCATACTCCGATACCAAGACGATGGAATCCACGGCGATCATGACATCTGGAGCCGGGGgcctgggggtggtggtggatggttCGCACTACCAACCTGGCAAAATTACAACTGGGAAAATCCCGACGACCAGGGGGAAtccgagatggaggaggatgggaagaaggTGTACCGCTGTCAATTCTATCGCCAAAGAATCTAGAAACGGCGAACCAATGTGCGTTCTGGGAATAGATTCATTAGGGCTGAGGGTTGCCGAGGTCCATGCCAGGGCTCAGACCGTTACAAACTAGGTCTTTACCTTAACTTGAAAATTAGATCTTCGAACTTAAGCTGGTTAATTTGGACATTTTGAATCAAAAACATTTTTCCCAAGCTGAAATTGACAGAGGGGTAGGGTGGAAGAGGCAGTGCTGCTCCTAACTACACCCCACCCAAGTCCAAAAGCGGCAATACATTTCCCTTGACTGGGAAGAACATGGTAAGGTATCCCCACCCTCAAGTATTTTACTGAACTCAGCTTTGCCAGATAATTCAGCGGCAAGGCCTCCTGGATGACTGGCCTCATTCCAATGACAGCTGGGGGTCCTAGGGACGCTACCTACTTTGGGAGTCATTTCGAGTGTTCTTTTAGTATTTAGATCTTCGATTCTCGGATAATGCTGCCTTTGTGTCTTGAGACTTCATAGATGGATTTTGAAGCAACTTCACCTTTGATGTTATGTTTATAAATACAGGTATTTGCACTATAACAAAGCTCTTCTTCGGATTTCGCTTTCTCAATCTGACAATTTTGCACTTTATTGGTTTTTTCTTAACGAATCAGtgctggctggctgttgCCCGGAGGGTTTCTCGTTACACTTTTGCTTCGTATATAATATCATTGTTGGCGTAACCTGTCAACTTACACACACTTGCCTCGGTGTGCAATGACAACATGGAGTGCGGTGTCTACATGTCCAAGCACCCAGTAGGTTAGAATCCAAACAGCCCAGGCACGCAACTTAGCACCCTTATCTTACACTGCAACGTCTTGCTCACCACCCAGAGTACTGCCCTGTGCTCAAGGGCAGTTTTACCCTGACCGCAGTACCTACCGTGTAAATCcttttgttttattttgCTCTTCTCTATTATGCCTGTCCTTTTTCACCGTCACTTTAACTGACAAGCCTCACCATTATCATCCGAGTCAACAAGAAGAGTAGAAATCTCTCGCCAAGTTCAGTCGACAACTTGAGGTACTTGACATTCAATCATTTTCGACTTTTTGTTACTAACATCAATTTCACAGACTACGAGCACCATGGCAGCCACGGCTCACAGCGCTATGCCCGGCTTCGGCGGTCCGCCCGTAGGTGGACCAGGCCCGGCTGGCGGCCCTAAATGGTCGTCAAGCTCAGATGAACCCCGGGCTCGATATTTTTGCCGATTTCCATATCTAGATGGAACATTTTGTTTCCGAGACTTCGCGACAAGATGGGCGAAATGAAGACACTGTGGGGCAATAAgtggggatggtggaggacgGTATTTTTATAGGCTTTGCTGAGCTTTGGAGGGTGATTCCTTTTCTTAACAAAAAAATACAACGCTTTTTCCTCCTCAATTTTGATGATATATTGCCTGGTGATGGAACCCATGCCAACGGACCACAACACCAAATTGGCACACACGAACGTCCCCCGGGATCTGTTCATCAGGCTTGGCATGACAAGAAATTGAAAAAGGGGCCTAACACACATCAATGTTTAAACCACCAATCTGCCACACACCAGACTGTAAGCATTCTTCCTACCCACATCAGCTCGGACTCAAACTGACTGGGTTCATTAGATTTCCCCAGCTCCATGGCTTCTTTCGGTGCAtagccaccaccatcattacatcccgcctcctccctctgcccAGCACATCCAGATAGCCCAATCTGTCCTTCGATCCCTATCCAGCTCACCTGCTGGATCTGGTCGAAGATCGTGTCGCCAATGACAATGCCGAGACAACAGATGTCAATACCGTCATGGCCGGCCCGCATAATATCCCGGCAAAGACACCTACCATCATCAGAGGCCCGGATATGGAACCCTCGTTGATTGATCCGAACCCGCCAACCTATCACAGCACGGCAGAGTTGGTCGTCGACATCGAGCGTCGCAAGATGCATGAAAAGCGTGGTTGAGCTCCTCCAAGGTCTTTTCTTTGGAAAAAGATACTCGACCGACATGGGTGACTTGAGGGAAATTTTTGAGGACGAATCTTTGGGAATAATCTTGGTTAATTGCACGATGAGTTAGAGTTTTGGTGTTTATTGACGTTTGTCTATGTAGATGTTATCGGGGAGATTTTATTGCCTTTGGTTGGGGGTAAATGGGATATTTTAGGTGTGTGAGTATTCAGGGGTAGAGGGAGAGTGTGTACTGTACTATTGTAGTGAACTTCTGTAAATCTATCGGTTCTTGTGGGAGTAGTGATTGATTATGGGGATATTGTATATTAATGTATTTTACTTTGTTTGCTTGTACGTTGCGTCTTTTACTGCGGTGTTGAAAATGGTCAAAGGGGACATGTTCTTTTATGGGATCGGGATGTTTGGCCTTTCATTCTACTGCCTGTAAATATCATATTTTACGGCTGGTGGCACGTATGGTGCACAGGTCTGCTGCTACAATTCACGCCTGAATCTGCCCCTTTACCGAAAGCTAAAAGAATGATGGTCTGCTTCCCAGGCAAGTACGCGGCGCCGTGCTGTGTCGGTGCTTTTACAATTTTTTtgtcctctccctccaacaTTTTACACTGAtcaaaccaccaacagcacTACAACGTGACCACATTATCGACAGAGGTATGTACCACAGCGCCAGCAGAATTACACACCAACACAGCAGCCCAGCCATCATTCAATCAACATggccaacccccatcccggTCCCGTGctccgagaagaagaaatcaCAACAAGCAAATATGCAACTGACCCCCGGCCTACGGTAATGGAAAGGGCGTTCCCTTTTCTCAATCTTCGACCCAGCCGTCGTGGCAGATGCCTTTTCCCCGCCTGCAATGCAAAGGCACGTTTGTTCGGGACTCTCATCAGGCACTTGCAACAGGCCCACAACATACGACCAATTAATCAAGCAAACAACTGGAGGGTAATCATGCGTAGAGTTGGCCTCTGGTGTTTCTGCCATGTTTGCAGTCTCCCTCTGAAAAGCGAGACTCACTGTCTGGCCAATGTACACCAGTTCCCTTGCCTGTACCCAGGCACGCCAGGTTGAACAATGGTTCCCCAACGAGCCGGCGTGGATATACCACATGCTTTCGAGACACAGCCTGAGATCGGACGCGACATATCCAGTTTTTGAGAGACTGTGACTGGGTTGGTAAGATTTCCGCCTGTCTTGAACTGCTGAATGATATTGACGCAGTGCTTCAGAAACAGGACAGGCTAGTGGGAATGACCGGGGTGCAGGCAGACAGATATGGAGTGAATGGACCGGGAAACTGAGATATGGAGATCTTGGCTTGTGTGGGGGACATTGATATTGGATGATGAGCGGTAGCATCAGGTTATCTAGTATGCATGAGACAACCAGCGGTAATCAAGAACCAAGGGCTAATAACCGTGACTGACAAGAGTGGCACAGTGACAGGCAACAGTTGGAGCCAGCAACGCACTGTGTGGGTCCGGTCCAACGACGACTGGCCACTCATGCTCGGTTTCAATTTTCAAAGAAATCAACTCCACGGCACCAAATCACAGCAGCGCTGTCATTGATGACCCATGGCCTTCTCCCTGAGGTAACACCTGCCATTCTCGTCACTCGATGACGATGGCATCTCCCGCAAGACCAGCCCCGGAAGAGCTGGTCACAGTCATTATCACAACCTCTCCCACGCCTTCTGCACCATCCACCGAGCTCTTGGAGCAGATTGCCGCCTCTTTCAGAAAGCACTGCGCCTCTCTCATTCACTGCCGTGTCATTGTCGTCCTCGACACCTACGATCACGTCAGTAAGAAGCCGCGACTGAAAAAGGGCCATGTCACACCCGACAGCGCGGCAAAGTATGCCGACTACAAGGCCAACGCCAAGAGGCTCATTCTCAAGGAGTACTCCTCTACCGAACGGCCCTACGGCACTGGCGATTTGGTCAAGGCgcaggagaaggccgagttTGGGTCCGGGGCGGCAGCTTATGCGTCGCAGGACAatgcggtggtgatgaacaTCACGACGACCAAAGACGGGCGCGTCACGTTTGTTGAGCCGGTGCAGCGGTTGGGATTCGGGCTGGCGGTTCGGTCGGCGTTGAGGATGACGGTTACGCCGTATGTCTGGATTCAGCAGCATGACTGGGCGCTGGTGACGGACATTCCTCTTGGGTCGCTGTTGCAGATCATGCAGCAGCACAAGGCCCAGCCTTCAGCAGAGCAGGAGGACAAAGAGAATAACGAAATATTGCCGGAAGCTGTTCGACCTCCGGTTGAATATGTCTGCTTCCCGTCGATACGGATGATGGAGTACGCCACCTCAGACCACGTCATGCTCTACCCTGCTCTTCGCGCGTTGACCCAGCTTCACAAACAAAACTTTACCGTTCAGTCGGAGTCGGAGGACGGGACAGCCGTCACCTCGAGGGTTCCTCTCACGCCTCTGTTTCTCTGGCACGATAAGCCACACCTAGCCTCCACCAGCCACTACCTCAACCAAGTCTTTTACAGCCGAATCGCCATCCAGAGGGGCGCCTTCATCGAGGACACCGTCGGTCATCTGGCAAGGGACGAGATGAAGCAAGGAAAATGGAACAGGTGGGCTTGTTGGCTGTATTACCCGGACGAAGGGAAGCATCTGTGTCTCCGGCACCTCAAAGGGAGGACATGGCGGGGTGTCGAGGCCGAACTAGCGGCCAAGCTGGAGTACATGCGGTTGAACGGCTTGGACGTCAACGTACAAGTGCCCAATTGAATTAACGTCTTTTTGATTATTCATTGTTACCTCCAGACTTTATTTCAATCGACAAAAAAAGCATGGTATCTCAATTCTCAACAGATCCAAACCCTCTACATGCGCCGTTTACATCCGTCTCAGCATACCTCCAATCCAACAGACATGTTCCTACCAAGCGCAATCTTAGAACGGAACTTCGCCGTCATGGAATTTCTTATTCCTCGGCGGATATCCCAGACGGTTCGccttccacctcttccactcTCCATACGCAGCCGCCAACATCCAGAGAACCCACATCACGGCCGCCACAGCGACATACGCcgtcttgagctccttgctCGCGCCCGCCATCCACAGCCCGAGCCCACCGTTCGCCATACCGAGCGTGATGAAGACACGACCGTTGAACAAGTGGAGGTACGACCACATCTGCCTCGTTTGGAGTCTCTTGAACTTGGCGTGGTGGATGAACCCGAAGATTGGCTGCAAGAGCAGGCAGACCAACACGACGATGCCAATGATGGGGTGGTAGCTTCTGTTCGGATCGGAGAACTGTTCTTTTGTTAGCCGCGTTCAAACAGTCAGACCAAAGTGACGGGAGGACAAACCATGTCACCATTGTTCCCCCTCGCCCTACTGACCTCCCTCACAAGATGAAGACCCAGTCCGACAGCAGCGATATACACCACCAGCGCAACAGCCTGCGAGATTCCGTGCGCCCAGATTGCGAACCGGCCTGGTATAACACGCATGAGGATTGATCCGGAAGGAAACAAGATCGCCATGGCCAAAGCAGCGAGGATACCGTGAATAGCGCGGGTGCGCATGGCAGCGTTTATATCGAAGCCAGCCCCGGCGTTGAAGTTGTTGAACCCGGAGGAAGATGAGCCATCACCGTTGgagctgccgccgctgctaTAAGGGTTGCCGGGAGAGCCATAGTAATTTtgggcggaggcggtggaggctATCCCTAGCAGGAGACTGCTGAGGACTAGGGGGTTTGGTTTTGCATTCACGGCTGGTATCCTTGACATTGTggaagatggatggatgggtgggacagaaaaagaagtAGTCCACAAAAGTTCACGAGGGGTTTAAGGGGCTGGAAGGGAGCAAGGTAGAGGTCTCCAGAAATAACAAGATCAAGATATGCAAGGTTGCGTTATATCAATCGCCGAAACAAGCATGTATTACGCGGAGTGGTGCTGACGAATAACTCGGTATGGTATCGTGTTGTGAGATGCAATAGCTACTGGGGCAACGGGTTCGGGCGGCGGTTGGGAGAAGTGACCGATGCCGGCATTTTTTCAAGCTGATCAATCCATTCTTGAATGGTCCGCTGGTGTTTGGGTGGGTCTCAGTTCAGGAACTACGGACAGGAACGGGTGGACGGTTGAGAGCGGCcgttggtgggggggaacGGTCCCGAAGTTTAACTAACAGATGGGTTAGGTGTGGTAGGGATGATGAAAGTTTGGGAGGGAAGCTTACGCGGACCAGTGTTTCACTTGTGCATCTCGGTCCCGACGCTTGGGCGGCGGCCGATGCATGTGTGCCTGGGAGAACCAATGGGATTATTTGATATATCTGGAATAGGACACCGCCTACCCACCCAATAAACCACAAGGGAAACCTATCGATATACCGCTCTTGAAATAACCAGAAAACTGAGAACCAAGCTGCTGATGTGATGGACAGCTGAGCCGTCATGTCGCTTAAATCGGCCATCGTCTGAGAGGTTTTCGCTTCCAGCCCTTCCAAGCCCACCTCAACAAACCCTATCTCGTCCTCCGCATGTTCCTCACTGCTCTCCTAGATCTCCTCACCTCCGTCGCCCCCCTCCGCAGCAGTAGGCAactccatctccaccacccaaggcaactgcctctccctcccttccccatAAGGCATGACCGTCGCGTTCACAAAAAGGGTGTTCCTCCCCCGCACAATCTCATGCTCATCACCATGACAGTGCCTCGTCTCGACCCCTTatccctcaactccctcagccgtccctcctttttttcttctttcttctttcttctttcttttttttttggtaacGGCTAGCAGGTCGTTGTTGGGTGGAAGTAAAGTAGATAAACTTTCAATCTTGACCGGTGACTTGTCCCCAGTCCAGAAAATGACCTcagcccccccaaccctcatgTATATGCCCAAAACAGTGCAGCTTTGGTTTAGCTGTCGCGGTGGCATCGTAGATGTAGTCGCACCCGGCTTGCTTGCTGTTGTAGTCTTTACCGAGGATGCCACGCGGTGGGGAGTGGGTGATcaccacatccacctccttcggGATCTTGAATGTATGACCTTTCTTCCGGTTGTGAGTGAACGCCTTGGAGTTGTCCcttgagggggagaagggctTGCATACACCGTCAGCAGGGCGCCGTTTGCGAGGGCAAGAGTACGAGTGCCTTCGTCAAGAAAAATAATGTTTTCTGAGGAGGCGGGTTcaaggagggaggtggcTGCTCCGGCGGGGGCTTGGAAAACGCCTTGGCTCGAGGTGGTCTTGGGGAGGAAGGCTAGGGGGTCGAGGGTGAAGTCGTGGTTGCCGGCGATGAAAAGCTTGAGGGGGGGCGTTGATggtgcggaggagggagagggcgtggGTGAGTTCGGCGAGTCGAGAATTCTCGGTGAGGTCGCCGCAGTGGATGGCGACGTCGATGGGTACGTCTGGGATTGTGTGCTTTGTGGGTTTGCAGCAGTGGGTGTcagagaggatgaggaactTGGTCTTAACCGGGGTGTCCATTTTGATTGAGGGCAGGGGGGCGAGGAATGatgtgttggtgttggtggcagGTGCAATCGAGTCAAGATCTGACTGTGATGATAAGGGAAAGAGATTTCTGAATGAGAAGAGAAAGTTACTGCCGTTGTTGGAACTTACTTAATACGTATACAGGATCAAGAGATTTCATCGGTGAAGGTTTTGTTCACTTTTTACGGGAGGTCTGGTGAAACCATCAAAGTCTGGTAACATCAGCCACGGCGAAATTTTGCAATTGGTATAGAGTTTGGAAGTGGttccctccctccttgaATGCTGCTGGGTAACTCAGAAAAGTAAAAGTCACATCTAATATGATTTCAGCTATGGGGACGGTCTATCCCGCTGTCATGTTTCCGTATTTACGAGCTGTTCACTATCGATCCCTTGTATGCAATTTATCTCAGCTTTTATTGCCCATGGTTGTCAGAGACTCTCACGGGTAAGTCGTTTACAACTGGGAGAGACCAAGCAACGTTACGGCCCTGGTGTTGCAAACCCACGGGCAAGTTGCCCCCGACACCATACACGCGTTGCAGCGGAGGCTTCGGGCCTTCCACAGAACGTATCGTCATGGACACGCGGTTTCGTTCAAATTCAGAGCGCATGCGCCAACTGCCGGTTTGATGATAGAAGCCAGTTTTGTCCGTTCCAAGGTTCGGTGTTGTGAGGGAAGGAGAGGCATCCAAAGGCGCTAATTGAGCCCGTTGTATGAGTCAGGGATGGATTTAATGCTCGAGTTTCATATCTAACGAAGGCAGGTGCAGGGGTCCAGCAAAGAAAGATAGGTTCCACATGGTATCATTTTCGAGCTCCTAGATCAAGGTTTTCCTCGTACCAAACCTGCTACCTACCCACCTATACCTACCACAGCAGGGCAATATGGTACTGGAGCATAAGGCCGATATTGTACATTGTGTCC contains:
- a CDS encoding hypothetical protein (EggNog:ENOG503P57S) → MTMASPARPAPEELVTVIITTSPTPSAPSTELLEQIAASFRKHCASLIHCRVIVVLDTYDHVSKKPRLKKGHVTPDSAAKYADYKANAKRLILKEYSSTERPYGTGDLVKAQEKAEFGSGAAAYASQDNAVVMNITTTKDGRVTFVEPVQRLGFGLAVRSALRMTVTPYVWIQQHDWALVTDIPLGSLLQIMQQHKAQPSAEQEDKENNEILPEAVRPPVEYVCFPSIRMMEYATSDHVMLYPALRALTQLHKQNFTVQSESEDGTAVTSRVPLTPLFLWHDKPHLASTSHYLNQVFYSRIAIQRGAFIEDTVGHLARDEMKQGKWNRWACWLYYPDEGKHLCLRHLKGRTWRGVEAELAAKLEYMRLNGLDVNVQVPN
- a CDS encoding hypothetical protein (EggNog:ENOG503P424; COG:P); translation: MSRIPAVNAKPNPLVLSSLLLGIASTASAQNYYGSPGNPYSSGGSSNGDGSSSSGFNNFNAGAGFDINAAMRTRAIHGILAALAMAILFPSGSILMRVIPGRFAIWAHGISQAVALVVYIAAVGLGLHLVREVSRARGNNGDMFSDPNRSYHPIIGIVVLVCLLLQPIFGFIHHAKFKRLQTRQMWSYLHLFNGRVFITLGMANGGLGLWMAGASKELKTAYVAVAAVMWVLWMLAAAYGEWKRWKANRLGYPPRNKKFHDGEVPF
- a CDS encoding hypothetical protein (EggNog:ENOG503P0W5; COG:S): MDTPVKTNTQSQTYPSTSPSTAATSPRILDSPNSPTPSPSSAPSTPPLKLFIAGNHDFTLDPLAFLPKTTSSQGVFQAPAGAATSLLEPASSENIIFLDEGTRTLALANGALLTVDNSKAFTHNRKKGHTFKIPKEVDVVITHSPPRGILGKDYNSKQAGCDYIYDATATAKPKLHCFGHIHEGWGG